The sequence AGCAGCACAAACAACATTACAAGATTGGGAGACTGCCATCTGTTTGTCATCTAGCAAATAGTGAAATGCAGCATGCTCAATGTCAGTCTGAAAATGCAAGTGACTTCACTTTTAGGTCTGCCTTTTCACAATATGCAAGtctttaaaaatctatttggGCCTCGGTTCAATCACACCCACTAAACAAAGAGAATTCTTTCAGATTGTGAGTGTTTCTTTCGGTTGAGCCAAGATTTTACTTTTTCATCAAGCTAAGCAGATCGATCACAATGATGACTGGACTAATGATCCGTCATTTGTATCTGATTAAACACACACTTGAAGAATAGACAGTTATCTCTTAATATTATACATGATTGGCATTTCCATTTTTAAagatgtaatttatttttagtattttcacTTCAGTGGCTAAATTAATGCCTTCAGGAAAGTTCCTGAGAAATACAGTCAGCTATGCCATTAGTTCTAATGTtgcataataaaaaatatatatcacgCCCCAAAATAGCTAAGTGTTTTAACTCTCCCCACATTTTGAAGGGCAGGCCTAAAATGTAGCGTGCAAAGCACAGGCGAGGAGGTAGTTTTCTCAATCCCAGGAGACGGAGAGGCCTAATCTGTCTCCCATATGTGCTATGGTCATATAGGTTGTGGTTTGTGTAATGGCCACCCAGGGCAGTTAACAATGCCTGAATGAAGCcagagagagcagaggctgATTAACCACAGGAACTTCCGCCCCCATTTgttaatgatgatgaatgtCAAGTGTGGAGGACGATAGTGTCTTATCTGTCCTGTAATGTGTCTCGCTTTCCCGTGTGACTGTCTGGCAGGTATCCTGGAGATCAGGACGGTGTCAGAGGGGGGCATACTCGCTATCAAAGGCGTGAAGAGTCAGCGGTACATTTGTATGAACAAGGCAGGAATGCTGCAAGGCAAGGTAATATCAACGATCTTTTATAATCAAGCATCAAATTGAATGTCCAAGATCAAGAAATGACAGTAACGTTTTTCTATTACAGGAAAACTACAATGAAAACTGCAACTTCAAAGAGGTTTTCCTAGAAAACTACTTCAATGCGTACTCCTCTGCAAAGTGGactaaaaatggaaaagaaatgtTCATTGCCCTGTCTCAAAAGGGAAAGCCGATGCGAGGGAAGAAGACGCGGAGGGAGCTCATAGCATCACACTTCATCCCTATGAAATGCAGGGAGGACGAGCGGAGGGTGGTGGACTGAGAACAGAACCCGAGGACTGAGCCGCAAAATTGTGTATGACTTCAATCCGATATTTTATATGCTAATGGCCACATGTAAACTCATTACCAACGTCACGCTCCACTCTCATCCAGTTGTAGTTTAGTTGTGTTTTCTATTCTGtaatgtaatctgtaatctattctatgttgttgttttttcatcagaGAGAACAACAGATTCAAATATGTCAAAACATCCACAGATAA is a genomic window of Solea senegalensis isolate Sse05_10M linkage group LG7, IFAPA_SoseM_1, whole genome shotgun sequence containing:
- the fgf7 gene encoding fibroblast growth factor 7, whose translation is MRKWRLTWNLQNLFSGLYLHAMFLFGSVCVVYSDCTPEQLTAIMNCSRHERHTRNYDYMEGGDVRIRQLFSRTQWFVTIDDRGNINGTQDPTDCNSILEIRTVSEGGILAIKGVKSQRYICMNKAGMLQGKENYNENCNFKEVFLENYFNAYSSAKWTKNGKEMFIALSQKGKPMRGKKTRRELIASHFIPMKCREDERRVVD